In the Klebsiella aerogenes KCTC 2190 genome, one interval contains:
- the norV gene encoding anaerobic nitric oxide reductase flavorubredoxin, which produces MSIAVKNNILWVGQRDWEVRDFHGTEYKTLRGSSYNSYLIREEKNVLIDTVDHKFSREFVQNLRSEIDLADLDYIVINHAEEDHAGALTELMMQIPDTPIYCTANAIDSINGHHHHPEWNFHVVKTGDTLDIGNGKQLIFVETPMLHWPDSMMTYLTGDAVLFSNDAFGQHYCDEHLFNDEVDQIELYEQCQRYYANILTPFSRLVTPKITEILGFNLPVDMIATSHGVVWRDNPTQIVEKYLEWAADYQEDRITIFYDTMSNNTRMMADAIAQGITEVDPRVAVKIFNVARSDKNDILTNVFRSKGVLVGTSTMNNVMMPKIAGLVEEMTGLRFRNKRASAFGSHGWSGGAVDRLSTRLQDAGFEMSLSLKAKWRPDIDALELCRQHGRDIARQWALSPLPVAEAATTPEPQDCACAAAADLGPMMQCSVCQWVYDPAKGEPNQDVQPGTPWSEVPDNFLCPECSLGKDVFDVLATEAK; this is translated from the coding sequence ATGTCTATTGCGGTTAAAAATAACATTCTTTGGGTTGGCCAACGCGATTGGGAAGTGCGTGATTTCCACGGCACCGAATATAAAACGCTGCGCGGCAGCAGCTACAACAGCTATCTCATTCGCGAGGAGAAAAACGTGCTGATCGATACCGTCGATCATAAATTCAGCCGCGAGTTCGTGCAGAACCTGCGCAGCGAAATCGATCTGGCTGACCTCGACTATATCGTCATTAACCACGCCGAAGAGGACCATGCCGGCGCGCTGACCGAACTGATGATGCAGATCCCGGATACGCCGATTTACTGCACCGCCAACGCCATCGACTCGATCAACGGCCACCATCATCATCCGGAGTGGAACTTCCACGTGGTGAAAACCGGCGATACTCTCGATATCGGTAATGGTAAACAGCTGATCTTCGTGGAAACGCCGATGCTGCATTGGCCTGACAGCATGATGACCTACCTGACCGGCGACGCGGTGCTGTTCAGCAACGACGCCTTCGGCCAGCACTACTGCGACGAACATCTGTTCAACGATGAAGTGGACCAGATTGAACTGTACGAACAGTGCCAGCGCTACTACGCCAACATCCTGACGCCCTTCAGCCGCCTGGTGACGCCGAAAATTACCGAAATCCTCGGCTTCAACCTGCCGGTGGATATGATTGCCACCTCCCACGGCGTGGTCTGGCGCGATAACCCGACGCAAATCGTCGAGAAATACCTCGAGTGGGCGGCGGATTACCAGGAAGATCGCATCACGATTTTCTACGACACCATGTCCAATAACACCCGTATGATGGCGGACGCCATCGCTCAGGGGATCACTGAAGTCGACCCGCGGGTAGCGGTAAAAATCTTCAACGTCGCCCGCAGCGACAAAAACGACATTCTCACCAATGTTTTCCGCTCGAAAGGCGTGCTGGTGGGCACCTCCACCATGAACAACGTGATGATGCCGAAAATCGCCGGGCTGGTGGAAGAGATGACCGGGCTGCGTTTTCGCAATAAACGCGCCAGCGCCTTTGGCTCACACGGCTGGAGCGGCGGCGCGGTAGACCGCCTGTCCACCCGCCTGCAGGATGCCGGCTTTGAGATGTCGCTGAGCCTGAAAGCCAAATGGCGCCCGGATATCGACGCGCTGGAACTGTGCCGCCAACACGGTCGTGACATCGCCCGCCAGTGGGCCCTCTCGCCGCTACCGGTTGCTGAAGCAGCGACAACGCCGGAACCACAGGATTGCGCCTGCGCCGCGGCCGCCGATCTCGGCCCCATGATGCAGTGCAGCGTGTGCCAGTGGGTCTATGACCCGGCGAAAGGCGAACCTAACCAGGATGTACAGCCGGGTACGCCGTGGAGTGAAGTGCCGGACAATTTCCTCTGCCCTGAGTGTTCTCTTGGCAAAGATGTCTTTGACGTACTGGCGACGGAGGCAAAATGA
- the norW gene encoding NADH:flavorubredoxin reductase NorW: MSDGIVIIGSGFAARQLVKNIRKQDTQIPLTLIAADSMDEYNKPDLSHVISRGQKADDLTLQSAGEFAEQYNLRLFPHTWVSDIDAKNRLVKSQDNQWRYDKLVLATGATPFIPPVPGRELMLTLNSQREYGAAQSQLHDAKRVLIVGGGLIGCELAMDFCRAGKAVTVVDNSASVLAALMPPEASSRLQHRLTEMGVHLMLKAQLEGLEQTADGIRVSLDRQRAITVDAVVAAAGLRPETSLARHAGLQINRGVVVNSHLQTSDPAIYALGDCAEINGTVLPFLQPILLSAMCLSKNLLAQTGELTLPPMLVKVKTPDLPLHLAGDTRRDDLTWNIVAAKEGLVAKGVDAENQLRAFVVSEDKMKEAFALLKHLVR, encoded by the coding sequence ATGAGTGATGGCATCGTCATCATCGGCTCGGGCTTCGCGGCCCGCCAGCTGGTGAAAAATATTCGCAAGCAGGATACGCAAATCCCGCTGACGTTAATCGCCGCCGATAGCATGGATGAGTACAACAAACCGGATCTCAGCCATGTCATCAGTCGCGGGCAGAAGGCCGACGATCTGACCCTGCAAAGCGCAGGCGAGTTCGCCGAGCAGTACAATCTGCGTTTGTTTCCCCATACCTGGGTAAGCGATATCGACGCCAAAAACCGGTTAGTGAAGAGCCAGGATAACCAGTGGCGCTACGACAAACTGGTGCTGGCCACCGGCGCGACGCCGTTTATCCCGCCGGTGCCGGGACGCGAGCTGATGCTGACGCTGAACAGCCAGCGCGAATATGGCGCGGCGCAGAGCCAGCTGCACGACGCGAAGCGCGTGCTGATCGTCGGCGGCGGCCTGATTGGCTGTGAACTGGCGATGGATTTCTGCCGCGCCGGTAAAGCGGTAACGGTAGTCGACAATTCAGCCAGCGTGCTGGCGGCGCTGATGCCGCCGGAGGCCAGCAGCCGCCTGCAGCATCGGCTTACCGAGATGGGCGTACATCTGATGCTCAAGGCGCAGCTTGAGGGGTTAGAGCAAACCGCCGACGGCATTCGCGTCAGCCTCGACCGCCAGCGCGCGATAACCGTCGATGCGGTGGTGGCCGCCGCCGGCCTGCGCCCGGAAACGTCGCTGGCGCGCCACGCCGGATTGCAGATTAACCGCGGCGTGGTAGTCAATAGCCACCTGCAAACCAGCGACCCGGCAATTTATGCGCTCGGCGACTGTGCGGAAATCAACGGTACGGTACTGCCGTTCCTGCAGCCGATTTTACTCAGCGCCATGTGCCTGAGTAAAAACCTGCTGGCGCAAACGGGCGAGCTCACCTTGCCGCCAATGCTGGTGAAAGTGAAAACGCCGGATCTGCCGCTGCATCTGGCCGGCGACACCCGCCGCGACGATCTGACGTGGAATATCGTGGCCGCCAAAGAGGGGCTGGTGGCGAAAGGCGTGGATGCCGAAAACCAGCTACGGGCCTTTGTGGTGAGTGAAGACAAAATGAAGGAAGCCTTTGCGCTGCTCAAGCACCTGGTGAGGTGA